In Panthera leo isolate Ple1 chromosome E3, P.leo_Ple1_pat1.1, whole genome shotgun sequence, a genomic segment contains:
- the KDELR2 gene encoding ER lumen protein-retaining receptor 2 has product MNIFRLTGDLSHLAAIVILLLKIWKTRSCAGISGKSQLLFALVFTTRYLDLFTSFISLYNTSMKLIYIACSYATVYLIYMKFKATYDGNHDTFRVEFLVVPVGGLSFLVNHDFSPLEILWTFSIYLESVAILPQLFMISKTGEAETITTHYLFFLGLYRALYLVNWIWRFYFEGFFDLIAVVAGVVQTILYCDFFYLYITKVLKGKKLSLPA; this is encoded by the exons ATGAACATCTTCCGGCTGACCGGGGACCTGTCCCACCTGGCGGCCATTGTCATCCTGCTGCTGAAGATCTGGAAGACGCGCTCCTGCGCCG GTATTTCTGGAAAAAGCCAGCTTCTCTTTGCACTGGTCTTCACAACTCGTTACCTGgatctttttacttcatttatttcattatataatacaTCTATGAAG CTCATCTATATCGCCTGCTCCTACGCCACGGTGTACCTGATCTACATGAAATTCAAGGCGACCTATGACGGAAACCACGATACCTTCCGAGTGGAGTTCCTGGTGGTCCCCGTGGGAGGTCTCTCCTTTCTAGTCAATCATGATTTCTCTCCTCTTGAG ATTTTGTGGACCTTCTCCATCTACCTGGAATCCGTGGCTATCCTTCCCCAGCTCTTCATGATCAGCAAGACAGGGGAGGCGGAGACCATCACCACCCACTACCTGTTCTTCCTGGGCCTCTACCGCGCGCTCTATCTCGTCAACTGGATCTGGCGCTTCTACTTCGAGGGCTTCTTTGACCTCATTGCTGTGGTGGCCGGCGTCGTCCAGACCATTCTGTACTGCGACTTCTTCTACTTGTACATCACAAAAG